The proteins below are encoded in one region of Sander lucioperca isolate FBNREF2018 chromosome 11, SLUC_FBN_1.2, whole genome shotgun sequence:
- the LOC116059119 gene encoding late histone H2A.L3-like — protein MSGRGKGVGKTRAKAKTRSSRAGLQFPVGRVHRHLRKGNFAQRVGAGAPVYLAAVLEYLTAEILELAGNAARDNKKTRIIPRHLQLAVRNDEELNKLLGGVTIAQGGVLPNIQAVLLPKKTEKPAKK, from the coding sequence ATGTCTGGACGCGGGAAGGGTGTCGGTAAGACCAGGGCGAAGGCGAAGACCAGGTCCTCCCGGGCCGGGCTCCAGTTCCCGGTCGGTCGTGTCCACAGACATCTGAGGAAGGGGAACTTCGCTCAGCGTGTCGGTGCCGGAGCCCCCGTGTACCTGGCGGCGGTGCTGGAGTACCTGACCGCTGAGATCCTGGAGCTGGCTGGAAACGCTGCCCGCGACAACAAGAAGACCAGGATCATCCCCCGCCATCTGCAGCTGGCTGTCCGCAACGACGAGGAGCTCAACAAGCTGCTGGGCGGAGTGACCATCGCTCAGGGCGGCGTGCTGCCCAACATCCAGGCCGTCCTGCTGCCCAAGAAGACCGAGAAGCCCGCCAAGAAGTAA
- the LOC116059125 gene encoding histone H4, with protein MSGRGKGGKGLGKGGAKRHRKVLRDNIQGITKPAIRRLARRGGVKRISGLIYEETRGVLKVFLENVIRDAVTYTEHAKRKTVTAMDVVYALKRQGRTLYGFGG; from the coding sequence ATGTCTggaagaggaaaaggaggaaAGGGACTCGGGAAAGGAGGCGCCAAGCGCCACCGTAAAGTTCTCCGTGATAACATCCAGGGGATCACCAAGCCCGCCATCCGCCGTCTGGCTCGCCGCGGCGGAGTGAAGCGTATCTCCGGTCTGATCTACGAGGAGACCCGCGGTGTGCTCAAGGTGTTCCTGGAGAACGTCATCCGTGACGCCGTCACGTACACCGAGCACGCCAAGAGGAAGACGGTGACCGCCATGGATGTGGTGTACGCTCTGAAGAGACAGGGCCGCACCCTGTACGGCTTCGGAGGCTAA
- the LOC116059118 gene encoding histone H3, giving the protein MARTKQTARKSTGGKAPRKQLATKAARKSAPATGGVKKPHRYRPGTVALREIRRYQKSTELLIRKLPFQRLVREIAQDFKTDLRFQSSAVMALQEASEAYLVGLFEDTNLCAIHAKRVTIMPKDIQLARRIRGERA; this is encoded by the coding sequence ATGGCCAGAACCAAGCAGACCGCCCGTAAATCCACCGGAGGAAAAGCTCCCAGGAAGCAGCTGGCCACCAAGGCTGCCCGTAAGAGCGCCCCGGCCACCGGCGGAGTGAAGAAGCCTCACCGTTACAGGCCCGGTACCGTGGCTCTGAGGGAGATCCGTCGCTACCAGAAGTCCACCGAGCTGCTCATCCGCAAGCTGCCCTTCCAGCGCCTGGTGAGGGAGATCGCTCAGGACTTCAAGACCGACCTGCGCTTCCAGAGCTCCGCCGTCATGGCTCTGCAGGAGGCCAGCGAGGCTTACCTGGTCGGCCTGTTCGAGGACACCAACCTGTGCGCCATCCACGCCAAGAGGGTCACCATCATGCCCAAAGACATCCAGCTGGCCCGCCGCATCCGCGGAGAGAGGGCTTAA
- the LOC116059121 gene encoding histone H2B-like — protein sequence MPAEATVKAPKKGSKKAVTKTAAKGGKKRRKSRKESYAIYVYKVLKQVHPDTGISSKAMGIMNSFVSDIFERIAGEASRLAHYNKRSTITSREIQTAVRLLLPGELAKHAVSEGTKAVTKYTSSK from the coding sequence ATGCCAGCAGAAGCCACCGTCAAAGCGCCCAAGAAGGGCTCCAAGAAAGCCGTGACCAAGACCGCCGCCAAGGGCGgcaagaagaggagaaagagcaggaaggagagctacGCCATCTACGTTTACAAGGTGCTGAAGCAGGTCCACCCCGACACCGGCATCTCCTCCAAGGCCATGGGCATCATGAACTCGTTTGTGAGCGACATCTTTGAGCGCATCGCCGGTGAGGCCTCCCGTCTGGCTCACTACAACAAGCGCTCCACCATCACTTCCCGGGAGATCCAGACCGCCGtgaggctgctgctgcccgGGGAGCTGGCCAAGCACGCCGTGTCTGAGGGCACCAAGGCCGTCACCAAGTACACCAGCTCCAAGTAA